The Nostoc sp. NIES-3756 DNA window TGGGAGTTATTATTGGTTCAGGGGTAGGCGGACTCAAGGTCATGGAAGACCAGCAAACCGTTTACCTCAATCGTGGCCCAGATCGCTGTAGTCCCTTCATGATTCCTATGATGATCGCCAATATGGCGGCTGGACTAACGGCAATTCACACGGGAGCCAAAGGCCCAAATAACTGTACCGTCACGGCTTGCGCCGCCGGATCTAATGCGATTGGTGATGCTTTCCGCTTGGTACAGAACGGTTATGCCCAAGCGATGGTTTGCGGTGGGGCTGAAGCAGCAATTACACCCTTGGGTGTGGCGGGATTTGCTGCTGCACGCGCCCTGTCAACTCGCAATGATGACCCAGCTCATGCTTGCCGACCCTTTGACCGCGATCGCGACGGATTTGTGATGGGTGAAGGTGCGGGAGTCCTGATTCTAGAAGAATTGCAACACGCTCTAAGTCGTGGAGCGCGTATTTATGCTGAAATTATTGGTTATGGCATGACTTGTGATGCCTACCACATGACATCCCCAGTTCCCGGTGGTGAAGGAGCCTCTAGAGCCATTCAATTGGCGCTCAAGGATGCAGGCATTACCCCAGAACAAGTAAGTTATATCAATGCTCATGGTACTAGCACTGCCGCTAATGATACCACTGAAACCGCAGCGATTAAAAAAGCTCTGGGCGACCATGCTTATAAAATAGCAGTCAGTTCCACCAAATCAATGACAGGTCATCTTTTGGGCGGTTCTGGAGGTATTGAAGCTGTAGCCACAGTTTTAGCAACTGCACATGATCAAATTCCACCTACAATTAATATCGAAAACCTCGACCCTGATTG harbors:
- the fabF gene encoding beta-ketoacyl-ACP synthase II; the encoded protein is MTDHNRKRVVVTGVGAITPIGNTADEYWEGLLSGRNGIDYITAFDASSHDCRIAGEVKNFDPHEYLDRKEAKRMDRFSQFAVAAAKQALADSQLVINELNAEQVGVIIGSGVGGLKVMEDQQTVYLNRGPDRCSPFMIPMMIANMAAGLTAIHTGAKGPNNCTVTACAAGSNAIGDAFRLVQNGYAQAMVCGGAEAAITPLGVAGFAAARALSTRNDDPAHACRPFDRDRDGFVMGEGAGVLILEELQHALSRGARIYAEIIGYGMTCDAYHMTSPVPGGEGASRAIQLALKDAGITPEQVSYINAHGTSTAANDTTETAAIKKALGDHAYKIAVSSTKSMTGHLLGGSGGIEAVATVLATAHDQIPPTINIENLDPDCDLDYVPHSSRSQVVQVALSNSFGFGGHNVTLAFRKYV